In bacterium, the sequence CCGCGCGGCCCATCGTCTGGATAAGCGAAGTTTCCGAACGCAAAAATCCTTCCTTGTCCGCGTCCAAGATCCCGATCAATGACACTTCGGGCAGATCAAGGCCTTCCCGCAAAAGATTAACACCCACCAAAACATCGAATTTTCCTTTTCGCAGATCCTCCAGGATCACTATTCGATCAAGCGTGGAAACCTCGGAATGCAAATATCTGGATTTTATTCCAAGCTCGACAAGATGCTCGGTCAGATCTTCGCTCATCCGCTTGGTCAGAGTCGTCACTAAAACTCTTTCTTTGCGCGCCACCACTTTTTCAATTTCTTTTAGCAGATCTTTTATTTGGCCTTGTGCCGGACGGATGACAACTTCCGGATCAATTAATCCGGTAGGCCGGATGATCTGTTCCACGACTTGAGTGGAATTTTTCAGCTCGTATTTTCCGGGAGTCGCGGTCGTATAAATCGCCTGATTGACCTTGCTTTCAAATTCAGCAAATCTCAACGGGCGATTATCGATCGCCGAAGGCAGCCGAAATCCATATTCCACCAAATTAGTTTTCCGCGATCTATCGCCTTCATACATGCCTCCCAGCTGGGGAATCGTAATGTGCGATTCATCGATCACAATCAATAGATCCTTAGGAAAATAATCCATCAGCGTATAAGGCGCCTCGCCTGCCGCGCGGCCGGTCAGAAACCGCGAATAATTTTCAATGCCGTTGCAATAGCCGATCTGGCGCATCATTTCCAAGTCATAGCGAGTCCGGCGCCGCAATCTTTCCTCTTCCAAAAATTTATTATGTTTTTTAAAATAACCGAGGCGATCTTCCAGCTCGCTTTCAATTTTATCAAGCGCCTCTCCCATTATCGGTTCCGGCACGACAAAATGCTTGGCCGGAAAAATATCAACGTGCTTTGGGTTTTGAATAATATTCCGGTTTAATTCATTGAGGATCTGGATTTTTTTTATTCGATCGCCGTCAAGCTCAATATGAATTATCCAATCATCCGACGGCGGCATAATCTCGATAATATTGCCTTGGGCGCGAAACACGCTCCGCTTCAAAACCACGGAGCGGACATAATGCAATTTTACGAGATTCTCAATAATATCATCTCGCCCGATGATCTGTCCGACCGCAAACTGCGTCACAAAATCCTTATAGCTCCCGGGCGAACCTAAACCGTAAATACAAGAAACCGTGGCGCAAATTATCACGTCGCGGCGGCTCATCAACGCTGAAGTGGCGCGATGGCGCAATCGGTCAATTTCTTTGTTTATCTCCGCTTCTTTTTCAATATATGTGTCACTGGAAGCAATATACGCCTCCGGCTGATAATAATCGTAATAACTGACAAAATATTCCACGGCATTAGCCGGAAAAAATTCGCGAAACTCGCTAGTCAACTGGGCGGCCAAAGTCTTATTCGGCGCGATCACGAGCGTCGGTCGCTGAACGGCCGCAATTACATTGGCAACAGTAA encodes:
- the uvrB gene encoding excinuclease ABC subunit UvrB; translation: MHKFKIQSKFKPKGDQPKAIKQLIDGVKKKYRHQTLLGVTGSGKTFTVANVIAAVQRPTLVIAPNKTLAAQLTSEFREFFPANAVEYFVSYYDYYQPEAYIASSDTYIEKEAEINKEIDRLRHRATSALMSRRDVIICATVSCIYGLGSPGSYKDFVTQFAVGQIIGRDDIIENLVKLHYVRSVVLKRSVFRAQGNIIEIMPPSDDWIIHIELDGDRIKKIQILNELNRNIIQNPKHVDIFPAKHFVVPEPIMGEALDKIESELEDRLGYFKKHNKFLEEERLRRRTRYDLEMMRQIGYCNGIENYSRFLTGRAAGEAPYTLMDYFPKDLLIVIDESHITIPQLGGMYEGDRSRKTNLVEYGFRLPSAIDNRPLRFAEFESKVNQAIYTTATPGKYELKNSTQVVEQIIRPTGLIDPEVVIRPAQGQIKDLLKEIEKVVARKERVLVTTLTKRMSEDLTEHLVELGIKSRYLHSEVSTLDRIVILEDLRKGKFDVLVGVNLLREGLDLPEVSLIGILDADKEGFLRSETSLIQTMGRAARHIRGRVVLYADRVTGSMKRAISETNRRREIQKEYNTAHHITPASVEKSIKSIIDHELKPEVAPEFINIEHLEDIDGYVKIKEKEMREAAKDLEFEKAALIRDEIMQLKRLQLKS